One Amorphoplanes digitatis genomic window carries:
- a CDS encoding SMP-30/gluconolactonase/LRE family protein: MRYTATVASAETFTLGEGPVWDGPRERLLWVDIPAGAVHEGRLDGDRVVVTATHHLDRTVGAVVCSAAGELLVAGAKTVFTAPRGATGARVIAEESPPRRLNDGACDPAGRFLVGSLTLDRTRGGETLVRLEHDGGLTTLDDDLTLSNGLAWSPDGTLLYSIDSVPGIVWVRPYDVATGAVGPRREWLRIDDGVPDGMCADADGHLWIAIWGAGEVRRYTPDGRPTGAVVEVAAPHTSSVAFVGPGLDRMLITTATDELDADRLAAYPMSGRLFIARAGVTGLPVAPWAGPKSGDQ, translated from the coding sequence ATGAGGTACACCGCGACCGTCGCGAGCGCCGAGACGTTCACCCTCGGCGAGGGTCCCGTCTGGGACGGCCCGCGGGAGCGGCTGCTCTGGGTCGACATCCCGGCCGGCGCGGTGCACGAGGGCCGCCTCGACGGCGACCGGGTGGTCGTCACCGCCACCCACCACCTGGACCGCACGGTCGGCGCGGTGGTCTGCTCCGCGGCCGGCGAGCTGCTCGTCGCCGGGGCGAAGACCGTGTTCACCGCGCCGCGGGGAGCCACCGGCGCGCGGGTCATCGCCGAGGAGTCCCCGCCGCGGCGCCTCAACGACGGCGCCTGCGATCCGGCCGGGCGCTTCCTGGTCGGATCGCTCACGCTGGACCGCACCCGGGGCGGCGAGACGCTCGTCCGCCTGGAGCACGACGGCGGCCTGACCACCCTCGACGACGATCTGACCCTCTCCAACGGGCTCGCCTGGAGCCCGGACGGCACCCTGCTCTACAGCATCGACAGCGTCCCCGGGATCGTCTGGGTCCGCCCGTACGACGTGGCAACCGGCGCCGTGGGTCCGCGGCGGGAGTGGCTGCGGATCGACGACGGCGTCCCCGACGGGATGTGCGCCGACGCCGACGGCCACCTGTGGATCGCGATCTGGGGCGCCGGAGAGGTGCGCCGGTACACCCCCGACGGGCGGCCGACCGGGGCCGTCGTCGAGGTGGCCGCCCCGCACACCAGCAGCGTCGCGTTCGTCGGCCCGGGGCTCGACCGGATGCTCATCACCACCGCGACGGACGAGCTGGACGCGGATCGTCTGGCCGCGTACCCGATGTCGGGTCGTCTCTTCATCGCCCGGGCCGGCGTGACCGGCCTGCCGGTGGCCCCCTGGGCCGGACCGAAATCTGGAGATCAATGA
- a CDS encoding IclR family transcriptional regulator — MPTEIAPPLVGTDRVLAVLTELARHAGGVTLEEMTRAVASPKPTVHRALAALCRFGFAGRDGRGRYVLGDEFLRLAFAHHEARPDHLRIAPVLSELAVRYGETAHYAVLDGDTVVYRAKVDPAVGALRLTSTVGGRNPVHSTAVGKLLLAYALSDDDAVADWIGGRTLAPRTPQTLTTAPALAAALRRVRIDGYAVDDQENEPGIVCLAVPVFMASPTRPSGAVSVSAPASRTPLTTLIAQVPAIRATVEAR; from the coding sequence GTGCCCACGGAAATCGCACCCCCCTTGGTCGGCACGGATCGCGTGCTCGCGGTCCTGACCGAGCTGGCGCGGCACGCCGGCGGCGTCACGCTCGAGGAGATGACCCGCGCGGTCGCCAGCCCCAAACCCACCGTCCACCGGGCCCTTGCCGCGCTGTGCCGGTTCGGCTTCGCCGGCCGCGACGGGCGCGGCCGGTACGTGCTCGGCGACGAGTTCCTGCGGCTGGCGTTCGCGCACCACGAGGCCCGCCCCGACCACCTGCGCATCGCGCCCGTGCTGAGCGAACTGGCCGTACGCTACGGCGAGACCGCGCACTATGCCGTCCTCGACGGCGACACCGTCGTCTACCGGGCCAAGGTCGACCCCGCGGTCGGCGCGCTGCGCCTGACCTCGACGGTCGGCGGCCGCAATCCGGTGCACAGCACCGCGGTCGGCAAGCTCCTCCTGGCGTACGCGCTGAGCGACGACGACGCGGTCGCCGACTGGATCGGCGGGCGCACCCTGGCGCCCCGCACCCCGCAGACCCTGACCACCGCCCCGGCCCTGGCCGCCGCGCTGCGCCGGGTCCGGATCGACGGCTACGCGGTCGACGACCAGGAGAACGAGCCCGGCATCGTGTGCCTCGCCGTGCCGGTGTTCATGGCGTCGCCGACCCGGCCGAGCGGCGCGGTCAGCGTCTCCGCGCCGGCCTCCCGCACCCCGCTGACCACCCTGATCGCCCAGGTACCGGCGATCCGGGCGACCGTGGAGGCCCGATGA
- a CDS encoding SDR family NAD(P)-dependent oxidoreductase, with the protein MTDLEGLTAIVTGGASGIGAATVALLRERGARVAGLDLADHDSDLSVVCDVGDAASVDAAVATVAARFGRLDILVNNAGIGATGDVTANGDDEWHRVLNINVVGIARMSRAALPLLLASPSAAIVNTCSVVASVGVPQRALYAASKGAVAALTLAMAADHVREGVRVNAVLPGTADTPWVERLLAAADDPAAAGAALRARQPIGRLVSAGETAQAIAYLASPLAASTTGTLLAVDGGMAGLRLPK; encoded by the coding sequence ATGACCGACCTCGAAGGACTCACCGCGATCGTCACCGGCGGCGCGAGCGGGATCGGCGCCGCGACCGTCGCCCTGCTGCGCGAGCGCGGCGCGCGGGTGGCCGGCCTCGACCTCGCCGACCACGACAGCGACCTCTCCGTGGTCTGCGACGTCGGCGACGCCGCGTCCGTCGATGCCGCGGTCGCCACCGTCGCCGCCCGCTTCGGCCGCCTCGACATCCTGGTCAACAACGCCGGGATCGGCGCGACCGGCGACGTCACCGCGAACGGCGACGACGAGTGGCACCGGGTGCTGAACATCAACGTGGTGGGCATCGCGCGGATGTCCCGCGCCGCCCTGCCGCTGCTGCTCGCCTCGCCCAGCGCCGCGATCGTCAACACCTGCTCGGTGGTCGCCTCGGTCGGCGTGCCGCAGCGCGCCCTGTACGCGGCCAGCAAGGGCGCGGTGGCCGCGCTCACCCTGGCCATGGCCGCCGACCACGTCCGCGAGGGCGTGCGGGTCAACGCCGTGCTGCCCGGCACCGCCGACACCCCGTGGGTCGAGCGGCTGCTGGCCGCCGCCGACGATCCGGCGGCCGCCGGGGCCGCGCTGCGCGCCCGCCAGCCGATCGGCCGGCTGGTCAGCGCGGGCGAGACCGCGCAGGCGATCGCCTACCTGGCGAGCCCGCTCGCCGCCTCGACCACGGGCACGCTGCTCGCGGTCGACGGCGGCATGGCCGGGCTACGGCTGCCGAAATAG
- a CDS encoding zinc-dependent alcohol dehydrogenase, which yields MRAFVITGPGRAEVRDVPPPEARPGEVVVDVERAGVCGTDVEFFSGAMSYLHTGQARYPMRIGHEWSGTVAAVGAGVEAAWVGRRVTGDTMLGCGHCHRCTTGRQHVCADRYEIGVRNGRPGALAEQLAVPVKALQILPDSVDPALGALVEPGGNALRAVRAAALPPGGRLLVLGPGTIGLLAGQIAAAGGAEVHLLGRGGTALEFAASIGFARAWTAETLPELPWDAVIDASNSAALPALAAELVEPGRRVVYVGLASVPSPVDSRALVLKDVTAVGVLSASGGFAGTVELFAAGAVDPRPLIAATVGLDDVAAVLAGERHPSWGSGPKIHVSPNGEGLAS from the coding sequence ATGCGCGCCTTCGTCATCACCGGCCCGGGCCGGGCCGAGGTGCGCGACGTGCCGCCGCCCGAGGCCCGCCCCGGCGAGGTCGTGGTCGACGTGGAGCGGGCCGGGGTCTGCGGCACGGACGTGGAGTTCTTCAGCGGCGCGATGTCCTATCTGCACACCGGCCAGGCGCGGTACCCGATGCGGATCGGGCACGAGTGGTCCGGCACGGTCGCCGCCGTCGGCGCAGGGGTCGAGGCGGCCTGGGTCGGGCGCCGGGTCACCGGCGACACCATGCTGGGTTGCGGACACTGCCACCGGTGCACGACCGGGCGGCAGCACGTCTGCGCCGACCGGTACGAGATCGGCGTCCGCAACGGCCGGCCCGGCGCCCTCGCCGAGCAGCTCGCCGTACCCGTGAAGGCCCTGCAGATCCTGCCCGACTCCGTCGACCCGGCGCTCGGCGCCCTGGTCGAACCCGGCGGCAACGCGCTGCGCGCGGTCCGCGCGGCGGCGCTGCCGCCCGGCGGCCGGCTGCTGGTGCTCGGGCCGGGCACGATCGGCCTGCTCGCCGGCCAGATCGCCGCCGCGGGCGGCGCCGAGGTGCACCTGCTCGGGCGCGGCGGCACGGCGCTGGAGTTCGCCGCCTCGATCGGCTTCGCCCGGGCCTGGACCGCCGAGACCCTGCCGGAGCTGCCGTGGGACGCGGTCATCGACGCCTCCAACTCCGCCGCGCTGCCCGCCCTGGCCGCCGAGCTGGTCGAGCCGGGCCGCCGGGTGGTCTACGTCGGGCTGGCGAGCGTGCCCAGCCCGGTCGACTCCCGGGCCCTGGTGCTCAAGGACGTCACGGCCGTCGGGGTGCTCAGCGCGTCGGGCGGCTTCGCCGGGACGGTCGAGCTGTTCGCGGCGGGCGCGGTCGACCCGCGCCCGCTGATCGCCGCCACCGTCGGCCTGGACGACGTCGCCGCGGTGCTGGCCGGCGAGCGCCACCCGTCGTGGGGCTCGGGGCCGAAGATCCACGTCAGCCCGAACGGCGAAGGGTTAGCGTCATGA
- a CDS encoding maleylpyruvate isomerase family mycothiol-dependent enzyme: MTQMPPFPESLDLIAERSAALRAAIACAGDLESRVPGCPDWSLRDLVAHLGRVQRFWAAAVAAGPADGPPPGSAVVDPQPVGDLTAWSAESTRLLLESLRAAGPDRDCWTWWGASDAPMTSGAVARHQVQEAAVHAYDAQETVGKPEQIPAGVAIDIIDELLVVTLGSLGGWPHRSARLALSATEGPTWTLDLTPGGVRPGPAAGDEPVATMRGSAADLVLALYTRIPLDRIEIDGDREAVERFQAWTDTR, translated from the coding sequence ATGACTCAGATGCCGCCGTTCCCCGAGTCGCTCGACCTCATCGCCGAGCGGTCCGCCGCGCTCCGCGCGGCGATCGCCTGCGCGGGTGATCTGGAGAGCCGGGTGCCGGGCTGCCCCGACTGGTCGCTGCGCGACCTGGTCGCCCATCTCGGCCGGGTGCAACGTTTCTGGGCGGCCGCGGTCGCCGCCGGTCCCGCAGACGGCCCGCCGCCCGGCTCGGCCGTGGTCGACCCGCAGCCGGTCGGCGACCTGACGGCCTGGTCGGCCGAGTCGACGCGCCTGCTGCTGGAGTCGCTGCGCGCGGCCGGCCCGGACCGTGACTGCTGGACGTGGTGGGGCGCCTCCGACGCGCCGATGACGTCTGGCGCGGTGGCGCGGCACCAGGTCCAGGAGGCGGCCGTGCACGCCTACGACGCGCAGGAGACCGTCGGCAAGCCCGAGCAGATCCCGGCGGGCGTCGCGATCGACATCATCGACGAACTGCTGGTGGTGACCCTCGGCTCGCTCGGCGGCTGGCCGCACCGCTCGGCACGCCTCGCGCTGTCCGCGACCGAGGGGCCGACCTGGACGCTCGACCTGACGCCCGGCGGCGTGCGGCCCGGCCCGGCGGCGGGTGACGAGCCCGTCGCGACGATGCGCGGCTCGGCCGCCGACCTGGTGCTCGCCCTCTACACCCGCATCCCGCTGGACCGCATCGAGATCGATGGCGACCGGGAGGCCGTCGAGCGCTTCCAGGCCTGGACCGACACCCGCTGA
- a CDS encoding LysE family transporter → MSGPFLAGVIAGYGVAVPVGAIAVLIAGLTARTSLRVGAAAGLGAATADGVYALVAVLGGAALAGSVAPIAMPLRWVAAAVLVLLAVHTARSALRKRTGEAATVTTTPGAAYLGVLGLTMLNPATVVYFAALVLGRGGAGGGVWFVLGAFLASASWQLLVAGGGSLVGRVLTGERGRLVTALVSSAVIAILAVGLVV, encoded by the coding sequence ATGAGCGGCCCGTTCCTGGCCGGCGTGATCGCCGGCTACGGCGTCGCCGTGCCCGTCGGCGCGATCGCCGTCCTGATCGCCGGCCTGACCGCCCGCACCTCGCTGCGCGTCGGCGCGGCGGCCGGGCTGGGCGCGGCCACCGCGGACGGCGTGTACGCCCTGGTGGCGGTCCTGGGCGGTGCGGCCCTGGCCGGCTCGGTCGCCCCGATCGCGATGCCGCTGCGCTGGGTCGCGGCCGCCGTGCTGGTGCTCCTCGCGGTGCACACCGCCCGGTCGGCGCTGCGGAAGCGGACCGGCGAGGCCGCCACGGTCACGACCACTCCCGGCGCGGCCTACCTCGGCGTCCTCGGCCTGACGATGCTCAACCCGGCGACGGTCGTGTACTTCGCGGCGCTGGTGCTGGGCCGCGGCGGCGCGGGCGGCGGGGTGTGGTTCGTGCTGGGCGCGTTCCTGGCCTCGGCGAGCTGGCAACTGCTGGTGGCCGGCGGGGGTTCCCTGGTCGGGCGGGTGCTGACGGGCGAGCGCGGCCGGCTGGTGACCGCCCTGGTCTCCAGCGCGGTCATCGCGATCCTGGCCGTCGGCCTCGTGGTCTGA
- the ypfJ gene encoding KPN_02809 family neutral zinc metallopeptidase, with amino-acid sequence MELNENASIDTSQIDDQRSSGGSGGGIGGLPIGGGGLTGIVVAVLIALVGGYFGVNNLTGDDGAAPAGDNTALAQKCAQSDAREQLDCRNVLFVNSIQDYWADALPANFGEPYQPAKTVLFSKAVRTKCGAADSGVGPFYCPADDRVYIDLTFYRVLADQLGAPGEFAQPYVLAHEYGHHVQDLLGTEAEMRRAQQRDPGNANALSVKLELQADCYAGAWAKNATGTDDKSGKKIFKSIGQEDIQQGLDTAAKIGDDALQQRGGGDVNPAEFTHGTSAQRQAWFSRGYESGSPKDCDTFAAGAPN; translated from the coding sequence ATGGAACTCAACGAGAACGCCAGTATCGACACCAGCCAGATCGACGACCAGCGCTCCTCCGGCGGATCGGGCGGCGGCATCGGCGGCCTGCCCATCGGTGGCGGAGGTCTCACCGGCATCGTGGTGGCGGTGTTGATCGCCCTGGTCGGCGGCTACTTCGGCGTCAACAACCTCACCGGGGACGACGGGGCGGCGCCGGCCGGTGACAACACCGCGCTGGCGCAGAAGTGCGCGCAGTCGGACGCCCGCGAGCAGCTCGACTGCCGCAACGTGCTCTTCGTGAACTCGATTCAGGACTACTGGGCCGACGCGCTTCCGGCGAACTTCGGCGAGCCGTACCAGCCGGCCAAGACCGTCCTGTTCTCGAAAGCGGTCCGCACCAAGTGCGGCGCGGCCGACTCCGGCGTCGGGCCGTTCTACTGCCCGGCCGACGACCGGGTCTACATCGACCTGACGTTCTACCGGGTGCTGGCGGACCAGCTCGGCGCGCCGGGCGAGTTCGCGCAGCCCTACGTGCTGGCGCACGAGTACGGCCACCACGTGCAGGACCTGCTGGGCACCGAGGCGGAGATGCGCCGGGCGCAGCAGCGCGACCCGGGCAACGCGAACGCGCTGTCGGTGAAGCTGGAGCTGCAGGCGGACTGCTACGCGGGCGCCTGGGCGAAGAACGCGACGGGCACGGACGACAAGTCCGGCAAGAAGATCTTCAAGAGCATCGGCCAGGAGGACATCCAGCAGGGCCTGGACACCGCGGCCAAGATCGGTGACGACGCGCTCCAGCAGCGCGGGGGCGGCGACGTCAACCCGGCGGAGTTCACCCACGGCACCAGCGCCCAGCGGCAGGCGTGGTTCAGCAGGGGCTACGAATCGGGCTCGCCGAAGGACTGCGACACCTTCGCCGCCGGCGCGCCGAACTAA
- a CDS encoding histidine phosphatase family protein — MATDFRRTGVVAELIVIRHGQSVANVAFPLADEKGLLESGLTGRDTDVELTDLGVEQARAVGRWLAALPAERVPEVVIVSPYLRARETWRIAADSSGLGLPAPAADERLVDRLLGDLEMLTRAAITARFPDEPARWRAHANEYTYRPPGGENFEDIAARLSLFLDDLNARHAGTRVVVVAHDSVVLMMRYVIEGLDWVGLAAVVAEAGRVLNASITRFDGSSGRLVLDGYNSVEHL, encoded by the coding sequence ATGGCCACAGATTTTCGTCGCACGGGTGTCGTTGCCGAGCTGATCGTGATCCGGCACGGGCAGAGTGTGGCGAACGTCGCCTTTCCACTCGCGGACGAGAAGGGCCTGCTCGAGTCGGGGCTCACCGGCCGCGACACCGACGTGGAGCTGACCGACCTCGGCGTCGAGCAGGCCCGGGCCGTCGGCCGCTGGCTGGCCGCGCTCCCCGCCGAGCGGGTGCCCGAGGTGGTGATCGTCTCCCCCTATCTGCGGGCCCGGGAGACCTGGCGGATCGCGGCCGACTCGTCCGGCCTGGGCCTGCCGGCGCCGGCCGCCGACGAGCGGCTCGTCGACCGGCTGCTCGGCGACCTGGAGATGCTCACCCGGGCGGCGATCACGGCCCGCTTCCCCGACGAGCCGGCCCGCTGGAGGGCGCACGCGAACGAATACACCTACCGGCCGCCCGGCGGCGAGAACTTCGAGGACATCGCCGCGCGGCTGAGCCTGTTTCTCGACGACCTGAACGCCCGGCACGCCGGCACGCGGGTGGTGGTGGTCGCACACGACTCCGTGGTGCTGATGATGCGATATGTCATCGAGGGCCTGGACTGGGTTGGGCTGGCCGCCGTCGTCGCCGAGGCCGGCCGGGTGCTGAACGCCTCGATCACCCGGTTCGACGGCTCCTCCGGGCGCCTCGTGCTGGACGGCTACAACTCGGTCGAGCACCTCTGA
- a CDS encoding acVLRF1 family peptidyl-tRNA hydrolase, whose product MSARPAAGGGRWVDVAPERLSRWLENFAARHGPWIGDGLLLTAADGATAELVPPPGAPPVDDLESLRREADAVRRIGLLLARKGAVAVGVAEGTKLVVSKVDTHYVQGRTAAGGWSQQRFARRRDNQAKAAAADGAGIAARLLLPEVRGLSALVTGGDRTAVESILAAPNLRPLAALRAERFLDVPEPRRTVLEEAAAQARTVRILVRDP is encoded by the coding sequence ATGAGCGCGCGGCCGGCCGCGGGTGGTGGACGGTGGGTGGATGTCGCGCCCGAGCGGCTGTCGCGCTGGCTGGAGAACTTCGCCGCCCGGCACGGGCCGTGGATCGGGGACGGCCTGCTGCTGACCGCGGCGGACGGCGCGACCGCCGAGCTGGTGCCGCCGCCGGGTGCTCCGCCGGTCGACGACCTGGAGTCCCTGCGGCGCGAGGCGGACGCGGTCCGCCGGATCGGGCTGCTGCTGGCCCGCAAGGGTGCGGTCGCGGTCGGCGTCGCCGAGGGCACCAAGCTGGTCGTGTCCAAGGTCGACACCCACTACGTGCAGGGCAGGACCGCGGCGGGCGGCTGGTCGCAGCAGCGCTTCGCGCGCCGCCGCGACAACCAGGCGAAGGCGGCCGCCGCGGACGGCGCCGGCATCGCGGCCCGCCTGCTCCTTCCGGAGGTACGGGGCCTGAGCGCGCTGGTCACCGGCGGCGACCGTACGGCGGTCGAGTCGATCCTCGCCGCGCCGAACCTGCGGCCGCTGGCGGCGCTGCGCGCGGAGCGCTTCCTTGACGTACCGGAGCCGCGCCGTACGGTTCTGGAGGAGGCGGCCGCCCAGGCCCGTACGGTGCGGATCCTGGTCCGAGATCCTTAG
- a CDS encoding IlvD/Edd family dehydratase gives MPELRSAQWYAGPDRNAYIHRAWMRRGAPNSAFEGRPQIAIANTASDLTPCNSHLDEIAEHVGRGVWEAGGVPLNLPVVSIGETQVRPTAMLWRNMAAMATEEMLRANPVDGVVLLGGCDKTIPSLLMAAASVDLPAVVVPGGPMLTGTFRGVPLGCGTDVWRLSEEVRAGTLSQAAFLDSESSMIRSRGHCNTMGTASTMGLLAEALGTVLPGTAGTPAPDSRLLARSHETGRLIVEMVDAGRRPSRVLTAGSFHNAIVALAALGGSTNAVVHLLAIAGRLGVPLTLADFDRIAADVPLLVDLQPAGKYLMEDLYRAGGLAAVLREVTDLLDPTAIDVTGRPFVESLAEAQIYDSEVIRTRGAPVSPNAGIAVLHGNLAPKGAIIKPAAASPHLLRHRGRAVVFDSVEDFHARIDAPDLEVDADSVLVLRGCGPRGYPGMPEVANMPLPTRLLRQGVRDMVRVCDGRMSGTAYGTVVLHVAPEAAAGGPLDRVRDGDWITLDVEGRSITVDVPDEELAAREPSAALRAAVARPVRGWQKLYVDTVLGADTGADLDFLVGSSGDGVSRESH, from the coding sequence ATGCCTGAGCTGCGCAGCGCCCAGTGGTACGCCGGACCGGACCGCAACGCCTACATCCATCGCGCCTGGATGCGCCGGGGAGCGCCGAACTCGGCGTTCGAGGGCCGCCCGCAGATCGCGATCGCCAACACCGCCTCCGACCTGACCCCGTGCAACAGCCACCTCGACGAGATCGCCGAGCATGTCGGGCGCGGCGTCTGGGAGGCCGGCGGCGTCCCGCTGAACCTGCCGGTCGTGTCCATCGGCGAGACGCAGGTGCGCCCGACCGCGATGCTGTGGCGCAACATGGCCGCTATGGCGACCGAGGAGATGCTGCGCGCCAACCCCGTCGACGGCGTCGTGCTGCTCGGCGGCTGCGACAAGACCATCCCGTCGCTGCTCATGGCGGCGGCCTCGGTCGACCTGCCGGCCGTCGTCGTGCCGGGTGGGCCCATGCTCACCGGCACGTTCCGCGGCGTGCCGCTGGGCTGCGGCACCGACGTGTGGCGCCTGTCCGAGGAGGTCCGCGCCGGCACGCTCAGCCAGGCCGCGTTCCTCGACTCCGAGTCCTCGATGATCCGCAGCCGCGGGCACTGCAACACCATGGGCACCGCGTCGACGATGGGGCTGCTCGCCGAGGCGCTCGGCACGGTCCTGCCCGGCACGGCGGGCACCCCGGCTCCGGACAGCCGCCTGCTGGCCCGGTCGCACGAGACCGGCCGGCTGATCGTGGAGATGGTCGACGCCGGCCGGCGGCCCAGCCGGGTGCTCACCGCCGGCTCGTTCCACAACGCGATCGTCGCGCTGGCCGCGCTCGGCGGCTCCACCAACGCGGTCGTGCACCTGCTGGCGATCGCGGGCCGGCTCGGCGTGCCGCTGACCCTCGCCGACTTCGACCGCATCGCCGCCGACGTGCCGCTGCTCGTCGACCTCCAGCCCGCCGGCAAGTACCTGATGGAGGACCTGTACCGGGCCGGCGGCCTGGCGGCGGTGCTGCGCGAAGTCACCGATCTGCTCGACCCCACCGCGATCGACGTGACCGGGCGGCCGTTCGTCGAGTCGCTCGCCGAGGCGCAGATCTACGATTCCGAGGTCATCCGCACCCGGGGCGCCCCGGTGTCGCCCAACGCCGGCATCGCCGTGCTGCACGGCAACCTCGCGCCGAAGGGCGCGATCATCAAGCCCGCGGCGGCCAGCCCGCACCTGCTGCGGCACCGCGGCCGGGCCGTGGTCTTCGACTCCGTCGAGGACTTCCACGCCCGCATCGACGCGCCGGACCTCGAGGTCGACGCCGACTCGGTGCTAGTGCTGCGCGGGTGCGGCCCGCGCGGCTACCCCGGCATGCCCGAGGTGGCGAACATGCCGCTGCCCACCCGGCTGCTGCGGCAGGGCGTGCGGGACATGGTCCGGGTCTGCGACGGGCGGATGAGCGGCACGGCGTACGGCACCGTCGTGCTGCACGTCGCGCCGGAGGCCGCCGCCGGGGGACCGCTCGACCGGGTACGGGACGGGGACTGGATCACCCTCGACGTCGAGGGGCGGAGCATCACTGTGGACGTACCGGATGAGGAGCTTGCGGCCCGCGAGCCGTCGGCGGCGCTGCGGGCCGCGGTGGCCCGGCCGGTCCGTGGCTGGCAGAAGCTCTATGTGGACACCGTGCTCGGCGCCGATACGGGCGCCGACCTGGACTTCCTCGTCGGGTCGAGCGGCGACGGGGTCAGCCGCGAATCGCACTGA
- a CDS encoding DNA alkylation repair protein produces the protein MTRPLADELLDRLVREFGAARDPERAVGAAAYMRDQFAFLGLPAPAQRALARKVLAGLPAPTEEELRTVVLACWELEEREYQYFACDWLRRHVAVPGPDFLATARMLITAKSWWDTIDPLATRFVGGLVRRHPELSARMDAWSADENKWLIRTALLHQLHYGAETDTDRLFGYCTRQAGHPDFFVRKAIGWALRHYARTDPDAVRRYLAQHRDVLSPLSVREAAKHL, from the coding sequence ATGACGCGACCGCTCGCCGACGAACTGCTGGACCGGCTGGTGCGGGAGTTCGGTGCGGCCCGCGACCCCGAGCGTGCCGTTGGCGCGGCGGCGTACATGCGCGATCAGTTCGCCTTCCTCGGCCTGCCGGCGCCGGCTCAGCGGGCGCTGGCCCGCAAGGTGCTGGCCGGGCTGCCCGCGCCGACCGAGGAGGAGCTGCGCACGGTGGTGCTGGCCTGCTGGGAGCTGGAGGAGCGCGAGTACCAGTACTTCGCCTGCGACTGGCTGCGCAGGCACGTGGCGGTGCCGGGCCCGGACTTCCTGGCCACCGCGCGGATGCTGATCACGGCCAAGTCGTGGTGGGACACGATCGACCCGCTGGCCACCCGGTTCGTGGGCGGGCTGGTGCGCCGGCATCCGGAGCTCAGCGCCCGGATGGACGCGTGGTCGGCCGATGAGAACAAGTGGCTGATCCGCACGGCGCTGCTGCACCAACTGCACTACGGCGCGGAAACGGACACGGACCGGCTCTTCGGCTACTGCACCCGCCAGGCGGGCCACCCCGACTTCTTCGTCCGCAAGGCGATCGGGTGGGCGCTGCGCCACTACGCCCGCACCGACCCGGACGCGGTACGCCGCTACCTCGCCCAGCACCGCGACGTACTGTCCCCGCTCTCGGTCCGCGAGGCCGCAAAGCACCTCTGA
- a CDS encoding fumarylacetoacetate hydrolase family protein, whose amino-acid sequence MRIGDAGAERAVVRVDDDGYVDVSDLGDRFFAAPEEFREAVDARIAAGRVAPFAGERIGAPIPRPHQIVCIGLNYRDHAAETGQAVPDEPILFTKSPNTLVGPNDDVRQPRGSTKLDWEVELGIVIGRRAGYLEDHDAARAAIAGWVVCNDISERAFQIERGGQWSKGKSAETFNPAGPWLVTPDEVPDVSALGLWLDVNGVRRQTGSTATMVFDPYEIVRYLSQFMVLEPGDLINTGTPPGVAMGLDPSPWLRPGDVMELGIDGLGSQRQTVVAAR is encoded by the coding sequence ATGCGGATCGGGGACGCCGGCGCCGAGCGGGCCGTCGTCCGGGTCGACGACGACGGCTACGTCGACGTCTCGGACCTGGGCGACCGGTTCTTCGCCGCGCCGGAGGAGTTCCGGGAGGCCGTCGACGCCAGGATCGCCGCCGGCCGGGTGGCGCCGTTCGCCGGTGAGCGGATCGGCGCGCCCATCCCCCGCCCACACCAGATCGTCTGCATCGGGCTCAACTACCGCGACCACGCCGCCGAGACCGGCCAGGCGGTGCCGGACGAGCCGATCCTGTTCACCAAGTCGCCCAACACGCTTGTCGGCCCGAACGACGACGTCCGGCAGCCGCGCGGCTCGACCAAGCTGGACTGGGAGGTCGAGCTCGGCATCGTGATCGGCCGCCGGGCCGGCTACCTGGAGGATCACGACGCCGCTCGCGCCGCGATCGCCGGCTGGGTGGTGTGCAACGACATCAGCGAGCGCGCGTTCCAGATCGAGCGCGGCGGGCAGTGGTCCAAGGGCAAGTCGGCCGAGACGTTCAACCCCGCCGGGCCGTGGCTCGTGACGCCCGACGAGGTACCGGACGTGTCGGCGCTGGGTCTGTGGCTCGACGTCAACGGCGTACGCCGGCAGACCGGCAGCACCGCGACAATGGTCTTCGACCCGTACGAGATCGTGCGGTACCTGAGTCAGTTCATGGTGCTGGAGCCCGGCGACCTGATCAACACCGGTACGCCGCCCGGCGTCGCCATGGGTCTCGACCCGTCGCCCTGGCTGCGGCCGGGCGACGTCATGGAGCTGGGCATCGACGGGCTGGGCAGCCAGCGCCAGACCGTGGTGGCCGCCCGCTGA